The Acidobacteriota bacterium sequence AACGACTTTCTCTTCATCGAGGAGGACGAGGTCGGCGGAGAGGCGCTCGGCGACCTGGCGCGAGCCATCTGCCGACGGCAGCACGGGGTCGGGGCTGACGGCCTGATCGTCTATCGTCGGGCGCGTGCCGGCGCAACGATGCGGCTCTTCAACGCCGACGGGAGTCCTGCAGAGGTGTCCGGCAACGGCGTGCGCTGCCTGGGTGCGCTGCTGGTGGAGTCGGCTCCCGGGGAGATGGACGGCGCAACCGCGGACTCCATCGAGATCGAGACGGCGGGCGGCCTCAAGACGCTGACGCTGCTGCGCGCGGAGCACCCGCGCTATACGTTCCGCGCCGGGATGGGGCGGCCCCGCGGGTTGCGCGAGGAAGAGTTGGCCGTGGGCGGCGAGCGCGTGCGCGTCGTCGTGCTGTCGGTCGGCAACCCGCAGTGCGTGGTCCTGTCGCCTTCGATGGACGAGGTCGAGAGCCGGTTTCGCCGCCTGGGGCGGCTCCTCGCGATGCACGATCGGTTTCCCGAGGGGACCAACGTGGAGTTCGCGACGGTGGAGCGCCCCGACCGGATTCGGATCCGCATCTGGGAGCGGGGCGTCGGGCCGACGCTCGCCTCGGGCACCGGGGCGTGCGCGGCGGCGGTGGCGGCGGCCAGCTACGGCGGCGCGGCCCGGAGCGCGGAGGTCGTGTCGCCGGGCGGTGCGCAGCGCGTCGATTGGACGGAGGAGGAGATCCGGCTCACCGGATGGGCCGACATCGTCGCACGCGGGCGGTGGGTCCCGCCGCTTCCGCCAACGGGTGTGTAGTACGATCGGACCAATGCGGCACGCGGATTGTATGTGCTTGCCGCGTGAGCGTAAGACAGCTGGCTCTGCACGATCGGCCGCGCGAGAAGCTGAGGCGTCTGGGCCCGGCCGGGCTCGGCGACAACGAGTTGCTAGCCGCGGTTCTCGGTCACGGATCCCAGAACGAGAGCGCGCTCGACATCGCGAACCGGGTCCTCTGCCACGCCGGGGGGGTACACGGGTTGACACGCGCGCTCGAGGGGCACCTGCAGGGGGTTGCCGGCGTCGGACCGGCGATGTCCGCCCGGATCATGGCCGCGATCGAGTTGGGCCGCCGCACCCTCGCGTTGCCCGACGCCCGGACGAGGCTGGGCGGGCCCCGCGACGTGGCGCGCTACCTGCTGCCGCGGTACGGCGCGCGGTCGGTGGAGCAGTTCGGGGTAGTGCAGCTCGACGCCCGGCAGCGCGTGCTGTTGACGGCGTTGCTGTCGGTCGGGACACTGGACGAGACGCTGGCGCATCCGCGCGAGGTGTTCCGGATGGCGACGGCCGGCGGGGCGGCGGCTATCGTGGTGTTTCACAACCATCCGTCGGGGGATCCCACGCCCAGCGAGGACGACGTGGCCCTGACGGCGCGTCTGGTGGAGGCCGGGGCCATCATGGGCATCGACGTGCTGGATCACATGGTGCTGGCCGATGCCTGCTACTACAGCTTCAAGGAGCACGGCCGCCTGTAGCCGGCCGGCGCGCGGCGCCGGACGCTGATTGCCGGGGAGAGCGGCGCCCAGGGGCGATGTCCAGAATCCTCTACCTAGACTGCTTCTCCGGAGCGTCCGGCGACATGATCGCCGGCGCGCTCCTCGACGCGGGTGTGCCGTTCGACGTGCTGCAGAAGGTTGTCGACTCGCTCGGTCTGGACGGCGTCGGCGTCAGCAGCGCGCGCGTCGACCGGAGCGGAATCGGAGCGGCCAAGTTCCGTGTGACGGTCGACGGCGAGGCGGCCGACGCCGGCGCGGAGGCTCACGGGCACGACCACGGCCACGACCATGCGCACGGCCACGCCCACGGGCACGGCCACGACCACGCGCACGACCGCGACCATGCGCACGGCCACGACCATGCGCACGGCCACGGCCGGCAGCACGCGCACGGGCATGGGGGCCATCACCACCGGGGTCTGGCGGAGATTACCGGCATCGTCAACCGGTCGTCGCTGTCGCCGGCGGGCAGGGAGCGCGCGGCGCGGCTCTTCCGCCGCCTGGCCGAGGTGGAGGCGGGCATCCACCAGGTGCCGGTCGAGACGGTGCACCTGCACGAGGTGGGAGCGGTCGATTCCATCGTGGACGTGGTGGCCGCGGTCGAGGCCCTGGAATGGCTCGCTCCCGACCGCGTCGTCGCGTCGCCCCTCAATGTCGGCTCGGGCACGGTGACGTGCGCGCACGGCGAGCTGCCGGTCCCGGCGCCGGCGACGGCCGAGCTCCTGCTGGGGGTCCCGACCTATGCGCAGGGGCCGCCGGCCGAGCTGGTCACGCCGACCGGCGCGCTCATCGTGACGGAGTACGCCGACGCCTACGGTCCGGCGCCGCCGATGCGCGTCGAGCGGATCGGCTACGGCGCGGGCGACCGGAATCCGGCGGGTCGCCCCAACGTGCTGCGCGCGCTCGTGGGGGAGGGAACCGGGACCGGCGCGTTCGAGCGCGTCGTCGTCCTCGAGTGCCAGATCGACGACATGAATCCCCAGCTCTATGGCGTGCTGATGGATCGGCTGGCCGCCGCCGGCGCGCTCGATGTCTTCTACGCGCCGATCCAGATGAAGAAGAACCGGCCGGGTACGCTCGTCACCGTGGTGGCGCCGCCGGGACGGCGCGAGGCGCTGTCGGACGTCCTGTTCCGCGAGTCCACCACCATCGGCCTGCGGGTGACCGAGACGGACCGCGAGCGGCTCGACCGGGAGGCGGTCGCCGTCGAGACGCCGATCGGTTCCGTTCGCATCAAGGTGGCGCGGCGCGACGGCGCCATCCGCAACGCGTCGCCGGAGTTCGAGGACTGCGCGCGGCTGGCCGCCGAGCGCCGGCTCTCGATCAAGGAAGTGCAGGCCATCGCCGTCAAGGCCTGG is a genomic window containing:
- the radC gene encoding DNA repair protein RadC, which translates into the protein MGRHRRTRAVGPAASANGCVVRSDQCGTRIVCACRVSVRQLALHDRPREKLRRLGPAGLGDNELLAAVLGHGSQNESALDIANRVLCHAGGVHGLTRALEGHLQGVAGVGPAMSARIMAAIELGRRTLALPDARTRLGGPRDVARYLLPRYGARSVEQFGVVQLDARQRVLLTALLSVGTLDETLAHPREVFRMATAGGAAAIVVFHNHPSGDPTPSEDDVALTARLVEAGAIMGIDVLDHMVLADACYYSFKEHGRL
- the larC gene encoding nickel pincer cofactor biosynthesis protein LarC, which gives rise to MSRILYLDCFSGASGDMIAGALLDAGVPFDVLQKVVDSLGLDGVGVSSARVDRSGIGAAKFRVTVDGEAADAGAEAHGHDHGHDHAHGHAHGHGHDHAHDRDHAHGHDHAHGHGRQHAHGHGGHHHRGLAEITGIVNRSSLSPAGRERAARLFRRLAEVEAGIHQVPVETVHLHEVGAVDSIVDVVAAVEALEWLAPDRVVASPLNVGSGTVTCAHGELPVPAPATAELLLGVPTYAQGPPAELVTPTGALIVTEYADAYGPAPPMRVERIGYGAGDRNPAGRPNVLRALVGEGTGTGAFERVVVLECQIDDMNPQLYGVLMDRLAAAGALDVFYAPIQMKKNRPGTLVTVVAPPGRREALSDVLFRESTTIGLRVTETDRERLDREAVAVETPIGSVRIKVARRDGAIRNASPEFEDCARLAAERRLSIKEVQAIAVKAWLDGNTETAL